The segment GATATGCACGTAGCAGAGACAAAGACAATGGAGAAAGAGGTGAAGAGGTCCAGAAAGATAAAGTCAGCGGTAACAAACGCAAATGAACTGCTGAACGTCACAGAAAATCATGGATCCGATTCTAATTTGATGAAAACAATTGAGGAGGTCAAGAGGGAATGTCTCTGGTACGAGGAGGAGATGGGAAAACTGAGAGGTAAAATACAAGACTGCGAGTACGTTTTTGAAATTGACGAACATATCGAAACATTGCTGAACAAAGTTAAGAAGTACGGAGAGTTGATTGTTCGTCACTCCCCATCCAAGCTACAACCCTTTCCAAACACCGTGACAATTGAAAAGTCTATCGAACAAGGAAAGCAGTTCAAGTCCACCTTGTCTCTCAGAGGACGAAAGGCAGATCTTGCAAAGTCGTTTGACGCCAAAATGGAGGACGACATCAAAGACTGCTGGTATACAGGGGCCGCCTTTCTTAGTGACGGTAGATTTGTACTGGTGGACCGTTCCAACCGGAAGCTAAAGCTCTTTAGCAAAAACTACCGGCTTCTGAGCAGTATCTTTTTCACAACGAAGCCATGGGACGTGACCGTTGTTGGCGAAAATGAAATTGCCGTGACTCTTCCTGAAGAGCATGGGATACAACTGTTGTCCATTGGCGATTCCATCAAGATGTCCGACTACTTTACAACCGAGGAGGCTTGTTTCGGAATCAAGCATGTTCGCGGGAAGTTCTTTGCTCTTTGTTACGACGGAAAGCCTCCAGCATTAAAGGTTATCTCCTCGGATGGACGCGAGCTTGCAGCCATTGCAGTTGATGACGATGGAAATCCGTTGTTTTCGCGTCCGATCTACGTAACGTCAAACAACGCTGGCACTTTGATTTATGTGTCCGATGAGCGCCGAGGCTGCATCACGTGCCTGACGGAAACATCCGAGCACTGCTACACCTACTCCACAATTGATCTCAGTCACGTCGCAGGCATCACTCTTGACCGTGAAGGTAACCTCTATGTTTGCAGGAATCACTCTAAAAGCGTACAAATGGTATCTCCCGAGGGAGATAGAGTGAAAACCATCATATCACGGGACGAGGTGTCTTATCCCCGTGCCATTACATACGACGACAAAGAAGATCGCCTTCTCATTACTCAAGGAGACAAGAGCATTGTGAAAATATATCAGTTTGAGTAGCGTTCTGAACAAGTAGACTCTTGTCCAAAAGCAAGTATTAGAACGCACTTTCGGAATTAATAACGACATTTTAGTTTCATTGTATTTATGAGATGCTTTagtaaaatcttttttttaaatgtcttttCCAAATCTCGATGGACACAAAACTGTAAATACTAGTACACGCGTAGTTACTgaacaaaaaaaatcatctttAATGTTTGCAAAAATTAAAGACATAATCGAACAATAGTTACAGAATCCCGGGAAAAGCAACAGGACTGCGTTCAAGATCGAAGCAGCTAGTCTAGATATCTAGGATTTTTTAACGCACTGCATGAAGTAACGTTTGTTAACTCTACTTTGTTCGTTCAACTTCGAAGTGCTGTCACCTTGGTGTATTTCCGTTTGGATGTTTAAATACACAAACCAGTCAATTCTTGCAAAAATTATTTCTTCAATatatgaaagtaaaatatataaacTGCTATAATTAATATCActtttttttcatctttatcAAACATGGTGTCATTTACAATGCGGGAGTAAAGTAAACGTTTGGTATCACTGTTCCATTGCTTGACTTCCAAATGGTCTTTGATTGACATATGCTTCCCGTCTTTGATTGACAATTCCTTCCTCTGGTAGGCATGCATAAGTAACTGTGTTAACAGATGCATTTAAAATCCAAAATCGCATCTACCCCAAACCATCCATGTACTTCAAGATGAACACCAATATTCCAGCAAAATTACTTAGAATAGAATGAAGTGATGGCACTAGACAGCTACCAAGAAAATTTAACTGAAAAACTGCCAAATCTAAGTAAAACTCTAATGAATTAAGCAATATTCAACAGcttgatttaaaatcattttatatagTGACAAGACTGATCAAATTGCACAAACTTTTGAAGCTGCACAAAGACTTAGAGAAATGCTACAAGCAGTTAgttcataaaataaatttaaaattcaattttcaagATCACTTGATATgagtcaaaattttaattttgattcatttcCAAATCTGCAGAGGCATAATAAAGCATGTTTCTATTGAACACCACAAAAGACTTGGTCTTCTGAGCAGACACACTTGTTTATATCTTGGGTTTGGTTCCCACGACTTCATCAATCCATTTCAAGTATGGTGGATTCCCATTGTCaatctaaaattaaatcaactgatatacatgtttGTAATTTGGGATACATATTTCCTTTATATCACAGATTTCTATTTTGCTAACAATGCTTAACTCTGTCAATAAAGTTATGAAAAATACCTTGAAACTGATAACCTCTGCTACGTCATATGGGTGATTTTCTCTGAAAAGATTATCAACCATTAAATGTTGCACTAAAACAAGCTCAGCAAGGAAAAAAGCTTTGTATGAATGATGAGAAATCAGTGTCTATTTACTACAGACACGCAGATATCCTGCCATCAGTATTCAAGTTGGAATGAGATATATCACTGCAGCCTAGCTATGAGTAAAAGAATGAACCCCTTTGCAAGTGATATGCAGGGTTCCTGAGATATACCGCGGTAGCTCTATCCCACATGGGGAGCGCAGAAAATACAGGATTCGCATTGGCCATACTGTACATTATGTACAAGGAAGGTTTCAAAGTATTCAGCAGTCCACAAGAATATTGCAACCCAAACCCCAGCCAATCAATGATAAAAGTAGGAACATTTAAATCCAGATCATTCTCATGTCATATTACAGGCAACAAATATCTACGATTATATGTATTAGGTAAGCTTTTTTCATCAGAGCAACCCTTTCTCCAACCATTCTCAAATCATCTTACAGACACCAAATATCTGATGATTATATTTACTGTGCAAGTTTTTGATCAGCATGATACAGAAAAGATGCTATAAAATATTCCAAGCCCAAACCATTCTCAAGTTATcgtatttattatcaaatatcaATTTAGCCATATCCAATGACCCCAGCcaataaaataatcaaagggaatCTCTAAATCTAAGGAGATTGCAAAATCACATACATGTGTCTATTTTTTAATGTCCAAACCATTCTAATGTTGTTTCAAATGAATGTGCAGAAATGTGGGATGCAGACATGCTAACAGTACAGGATGTATGGACGAACATGGGAAATACTTCTGAATGACCCTTCCAAATTTCCAGTGATAGAGACATAAATGGACAATACCAATCTAATTCTCTACAATACACTCCATTGCATATAAATTGCAATTGTATAATAAAAGtctaattttcattatattgagtTCAGTACATTCACTCTACCATATCAACTCATATTTAAAATCAATCTTGAAGAATATTGATCTATAAAGCATAAAATCAGTCATAATCATTCCTAGTACATTGTTACAGTAATTGTCTCCTATACATGCATAACAAATGAAATGATGGAATCCTTACCGGACATATTTTATAACATCATCTACTTTACTTGTGGCTGTTTTTATTTTCTGCAtaaaaaacatataaaacagaTTCATTAAACAATGGCAGTATACTCAGTGGGCTCATGCACCTTAATTTCTTATGTTTACATTCACTGTGTGTATTCTGATTAATTTCTATTACAATCCATTGCTTGTCATTTGCAACAGTGAAGACAAATTTTGTTCCTAGTTTATAGGTCTGGTTTTTCAGTGCCATCTGTACGCATATGAATAATACATTCCACAAACTACTTTTTGAACAActaacaaaaaaacaaacaaatttgttaaaacagtgtgcaatgaaacaaaaattaacatatatagttcaataaagaaatataaatattttttcttcttatgatGTTATGCATTTAGAGTTTGTCCTTCTTGCACTATTTCCATTTACCATTgttcaaatatggaaatcattaccaaatatggagacaaATAAAGGTCAGGCGATTTTCAacttttatattcaaatattacatacttcaaattgaatttattatcaaacatgtttacaaaatacagaaaaacaGAGGATAAAATGTTTTTTCTTTGGTTAGTTAAACGGGAGATGAAAGTAGCAAACATTGGAGAAAACAGCTAAAGTCGGTTATGCATTTTTCCTGCtgtttgtgaccttgatctcccatttaacaaaccaaagaaaaccttttattatttaaatgatcaccttacaaatatttttaagataCATAAATTCTGAGCTCTAAACTGTGGCATTACAAAGACCCTATAATCATCATAAAAACAGAAACTTGATAAGTATGTTCGTTGTTTACATATCATGCTAACTTATTGTTATTCTTGAATTGAGAGATTTCAATAAACTTTCATTTCCCTTTTGGACCCCTTCTGTACCAGGTGTCATTAGCCATGTAACAGTAAAGAACAATGACACTGGTGGCATGATTCAAGAAAACCTAATAGATTCTATCTTGTGGCCACATTATGGCCTTAATAGCAGTTGAAAAAATAATGTGCAAAATATGAtgtacatacagacagacaaacctCAAAGTTAACAAATCTTAATCACAACAGCCCACTTAATTTTTCACCTCAAGTGAACTGAAAAACATATATTACTCATTTATCAGATTCTAAATCAGAATCATTCCACTGGATTTatgtacaaataaaatcaaattatgtTATATATTATGGTTAGCAATGtacaaaatgcattttttaaaacaggATAAATTTTGTGACAAAAATAACATCCTTACCAACAGTAACTCTGGGTCTTCATTTATTTTCCCTTCCCACTCATAACTACAAGAAAACACAAAGATTTAACATAGTAATAAATGTCTAGTTTGTTACTGTGTATTATGGagacataaaaacaatgaaagcaTAGGCTAATTTGCATAATCAGCAGCTGATAACTACAGAAATTACACCATGCTTCTAATGTTTTATATCCCCATATAAATGACAAACTGGACATCTATTTCTAATATCTAGTCCGTATGTAGCTTTTATATCAAACTGAAAGATCACTTGCATAAATCTGTGATATTGtcaataaacaaaatacaatggACCAGTATATATCTAAGCATGTACTTATTAgggttactgacaaataaattgataagTTCAAAAATTGTGTTTTACAAGACATAACTTGAATTTGAAGAATTATAAGCTAGGAGAAAGAAATTATAGAATGTTGATAAAATAACTTACACAGATATCAATCCTGGGATGATGTTAACACAGGCTGCATGTTTCTCCTTGACCAAACCCCTGTTGACAAACACAGAACAAAACAGATATGTATGAGCAACATGCAAAGTCCATTTCAAACATCTTGAACAGCATCATACATACAAAGTAAACTGTTTCTATGTATAGGTATGTGTGTATACTCTGACATGGTGTGTactaattaaattattatacaTATGTTAGAAACTAATATTAGTTTCTAACTGCCTGTCTGTTGGCCCAACAAtatagcggtcagccgggtttgTTCGCCAGTAGCCAGATAGCTCTTaatcagttggtagagcacctaacTGGAGGTTTGGGGGGCCCAGGTTTAGATCCCAATCTGGTACATAGCATTTTCTCCCTTAATtcttgttacatttggtgccgtagaccagcccctgaaACTGACaagtgaaaatgcctgccagggaattaaaagatcctgggttgatgtcttcaagtgtaaagacatttaaggatggaggaatgtagtggtcagCTGGGTTCGATCGTCGGTGACCAGATAGCTTAGTTAAtggagcacctgactagaggtTCAGGGgacccgggttcaaatcccggtctggtcttatattgcattttctcccttcctgtacTACAACATAAAACAGAGTAGATCAACAACTTAAGAATTTTCCACACGGCTCTCAGACgttaaagagagagagagagagagagagagagagagagagagagagagcaatttCACAAAGATAAGCTTTTTAAACATACGCTGCCAATTTCTTTGCAATTTCCATTTTGTCGATTGTGACAAAGGCTACAGAATAATCCCCCTGTTGACTCATTGTTGTCAGAGTTCGTCTCAGTACTCTAAAGAAAGAAGGCATGCACACACCAACGATAATCTGCAAGTACAGAAGTTACGATACCATTGGAATTTCCACAAAATTGACAAATGAAAACGAAAGTACAGTTTTTACACGTGtaagtacatatatacaataataaCAAAGCAAATTGCTAAATGTCTGCGAATCTAGCAATAAAAGCTTCCATTTATTTGCCTGCTTCCTGATCTATATCAAATAAATCCCTTTCAACGTGATTTTACCAGGCAAATGGACAAAACAACACAGCGCCTTGTCAACTCCAGTTTCGAGCGTCAAGTCTGGGTCAAGGCTAACTTAATTATCTGCACATCGTGCCACAAACAATATTGACAAACTAAATTCAAAGGTAAGATAACAGCCATCATGGCGAAAATTAGAGTGTTTACTTTTATTAAAACAATCAAAATTACAGTTGTAATTCTTGTAAGGACAAAATAGGTCCATAGGCCGTATCGCTCACCTTTGCGTCACGCAAGATTTCACGCTTGAGCATATAGCCAACATAGActtaattaaaatttattttatagcCATGTCTGCCGATAAAGAGATTGATCACCTGGTTCAAAGTCTGGGGCTGATTTCTCATCCAGAGGGGGGATTTTTCGGCGAGCAGtaccggacagac is part of the Ostrea edulis chromosome 2, xbOstEdul1.1, whole genome shotgun sequence genome and harbors:
- the LOC125682532 gene encoding tripartite motif-containing protein 2-like, producing MTKPGRGDIKLNEKFLTCGLCNQWFTQPRTLPCLHSYCESCLSKNIHDYIARASVKKGGQTIHPTEYVCPTCSKAINVSKFSSQPAKNWTTKFPLNTFLLDLLDIELLRRGEKTCGPCIRNGERSEVVSWCKECRDGLCRNCSKVHHGMRVSMEHTVLSKEQFMKHISLLQEQQEPCQKHLGKTLDMYCMTDKELCCPNCVAEEHRRCDRVVSVMDAVKQSRLDKTPEFLKKNLEEYNDHIEKIIAARTNKLMSLDEQKSKLVEEFAQIRINVINVLDKMEKAIKKELTDMHVAETKTMEKEVKRSRKIKSAVTNANELLNVTENHGSDSNLMKTIEEVKRECLWYEEEMGKLRGKIQDCEYVFEIDEHIETLLNKVKKYGELIVRHSPSKLQPFPNTVTIEKSIEQGKQFKSTLSLRGRKADLAKSFDAKMEDDIKDCWYTGAAFLSDGRFVLVDRSNRKLKLFSKNYRLLSSIFFTTKPWDVTVVGENEIAVTLPEEHGIQLLSIGDSIKMSDYFTTEEACFGIKHVRGKFFALCYDGKPPALKVISSDGRELAAIAVDDDGNPLFSRPIYVTSNNAGTLIYVSDERRGCITCLTETSEHCYTYSTIDLSHVAGITLDREGNLYVCRNHSKSVQMVSPEGDRVKTIISRDEVSYPRAITYDDKEDRLLITQGDKSIVKIYQFE
- the LOC125682535 gene encoding protein CutA homolog isoform X3, whose amino-acid sequence is MPSFFRVLRRTLTTMSQQGDYSVAFVTIDKMEIAKKLAAGLVKEKHAACVNIIPGLISVYEWEGKINEDPELLLKIKTATSKVDDVIKYVRENHPYDVAEVISFKIDNGNPPYLKWIDEVVGTKPKI
- the LOC125682535 gene encoding protein CutA homolog isoform X1 is translated as MPSFFRVLRRTLTTMSQQGDYSVAFVTIDKMEIAKKLAATGREKMQYKTRPGFEPGSPEPLVRGLVKEKHAACVNIIPGLISVYEWEGKINEDPELLLKIKTATSKVDDVIKYVRENHPYDVAEVISFKIDNGNPPYLKWIDEVVGTKPKI
- the LOC125682535 gene encoding protein CutA homolog isoform X2 — encoded protein: MPSFFRVLRRTLTTMSQQGDYSVAFVTIDKMEIAKKLAAGLVKEKHAACVNIIPGLISVYEWEGKINEDPELLLKIKTATSKVDDVIKYVRENHPYDVAEVISFKVFFITLLTELSIVSKIEICDIKEICIPNYKHVYQLI